Below is a window of Syntrophomonas wolfei subsp. wolfei str. Goettingen G311 DNA.
TGCCTATCGGTCCCTGCATGATAATCGATACCGCCGGCATTGATGATGAAGGCCAGTTGGGGGAATTGCGGATAAAGAAAACCCGGGAGGTGCTGAACCAGACAGATTTGGCCTTGCTGGTAATTGACCCGGCTCTGGGTATAAGTGAGTTTGAAAAGGAACTGAAACAGGCAATCCGGAGCAGGAAGATAGCGCTTATTGGGGTCTTGAACAAAACAGATCAGGGCCAAGTTGACAAAAAAAGCCTGGAAAAGCAACTGGGGCTGTCCCTGGTAGCGGTAAGCTCCCGCAGCGGGGAAGGGATAGAATTTTTAAAAGAACGGATTATAGAGCGGGCCCCGGCCCATTTTGAAGAAGCCCATATAGTGGGGGATCTCATCGAGCCCGGGGATATCTGCCTGCTGGTAGTGCCCATTGATATGGCCGCTCCCAAGGGGCGGCTCATATTGCCCCAGGTGCAGACCATCCGTGATATCCTGGATAGCGATGCCACGGCCATCGTGGTCAAGGAAGATAAGCTGCGCGCAGCCTTGGAAGGATTAGCGAAAAAACCACGGCTGCTTATTACCGATTCCCAGGTCTTTGGGAAAGTGGCACCACAGACCCCGGATGATGTAATGCTCACTTCTTTTTCCATACTTTTCGCCCGTTTCAAAGGAGACCTCCTGGAGCTGGTACGAGGAGCCAAAGCCATCGAAAAGCTGCGCCCCGGCGATGAGGTCTTAATAGCTGAGGCCTGCACCCACCATGCCCAGGATGATGATATTGGGAGGGTACAGATACCGCGCTGGCTGAACCGCTATGTGGGGGGAGAACTTAACTTCCACTGGTACAGCGGCAGCGGCTATCCTGAGAATCTAGAGCAATTCAAGCTGGTAGTGCACTGCGGTGCCTGCATGATCAACCGGCGGCAGATGCTCCACCGGATTGATTTGGCCCGGGACAGCGGGGTGCCTATTATTAACTATGGGGTTCTGCTGGCTTTTGTAAATGGCATTCTGGAACGGGCCTTGCAGCCTTTCCCCCAGGTCCGAGCAATTCTTTAAGAAAGAAAAGACCGGGTTTTAAGTTTATGGAAAAGCGGGGGATAATCTTATGACTATAACCCCAAATGAATATCGACCTGTGCCCACGGAAGTAATAAAAAAACAGAAGGCCTTCTTCCAGAGCGGTGCCAGCTGGGAACTGGCTTTTCGCATGCAACAACTTCGCCAACTGGAGCGGGCAATTGACAAGTGGGAGAATGAACTACTGCGGGCTCTGGAGTTGGATCTGGGCAAATGCCGGCAGGAAGCCTATATGACTGAAGTAGGGCTGCTTCGAGCCGAATTGGCCCATATCATGAAAAACCTGCCCAGCTGGGTGCAGACCCGGAAAGTAAGAACTCCCTGCTTGTACCCGGGGGCGAGAAGCTTGATCTATCCGGAACCTCTGGGTCAAGTGCTGATTATCAGTCCCTGGAATTATCCGGTTTACCTGGCCTTGACTCCCCTGTTGGGAGCGATGGCCGCCGGTAATTGTACGGTGATCAAACCTTCCGAATTAGCCCCGCACAGTTCTGCAGTCCTGCAGGCCCTTATCCAGGATAGCTTTCCCGAGGAATACATCGCAGTGTTTGAAGGTGGGGCCGAGATGAGCAGCGAACTGCTGGAGCAGCCCTTTGACCACATTTTCTTCACCGGCGGTTCGACGGTGGGAAAACTGGTGATGCAGGCCGCTGCCCGCCAGCTTTACGCCGATGACCCTGGAATTGGGAGGGAAAAGTCCTTGCCTGGTGGATCAGGATATCAATATCGAGTACACCGCCCGCCGTATTATCTGGGGTAAGTTCTTGAACGCCGGCCAGACTTGCGTGGCCCCCGACTACCTGCTATTGCAGCGGGAGATAAAGGAGCCCCTGTTGAAAAAAATGGGGGAAGTGTTGTTGAAATTCTACGGTGCTAATCCTCGCCAGAGCACCGATTATGCTCGTATCATCAGTGAAGGACATTTTCAGCGACTGGAGGCTCTGCTGGTTGACGGGCGCATCCTCTACGGCGGCGAGGCTGTGCGGGAGGAGCGCTATATTGCCCCTACCATAATGGACCGCATAGCACCTGATAGCCCATTGCTGCAGGAAGAAATATTTGGTCCCCTCTTGCCGATACTAGAATTTGGGGACTTGGAGGAAGCTATCCAATTCGTCAATGAACGGCCCAAACCCCTGGCCCTGTATTTTTTCTCTCGTAACCGGAAACGGCAGGAGCAGGTTTTAAAGCGGAGCAGCTCTGGAGGTGTCTGCATAAATGACACCTTGAGCCACATCTCCAGTCCTTACCTGCCTTTTGGCGGGGTAGGGGAAAGCGGTATGGGCAGTTACCACGGGCGGGCTTCTTTCGAGCTTTTTTCTCATAAAAAGAGCGTTTTACATCAAAGCTTGTCTTTCGATATACCCCTGAAATATCCGCCCTATAGAATACCTCTTCAAGCCTTAAAAAAACTGCTCAGAATTCTCCAAGCTTAATGAAACCACCGATGAAAAGTGAGTTAGTAGGCGCTTGAATAGTAAGATGTAGTAGGAAATAAATTAAACTCCTCACTTTTCTTACTAAAGAATATTCTCCAGGTTTACCGCTTCTTTACGCGGGATGTGCTCGATCATAAGCTTGAGTTCGGAAAGCTGTCCCAGCGCCAGGGGTAGATTGTGGCTGGCTACATATTCCTTAATTTTGGCCAGAGAAAATTCGATATTGTCAATCTCCTGGTGATCAAGGATAATGGGCCACCACCGGGCTTTTTCCTGCCAGGTTTTTTCTAGCTGCCGGTTCTGCTTTTGGGCGGCCTCCCATTGTTCCTGTTTGATTTCCTGGCTGACCCGTTCAATCTGCCGGCTTAGATCTTTGGTTGATTGCAGCAGGGAATGATTGGTCCAAAAACCCGCTGCCAGTACTACCAGCAGAATAGCCAATAAACTGGCCAGTAATCTCATGTTCAGGTCTCTCCTTTTCTATTGGCAAAAATTCACCGCTTGTCCCTATTCAGGAAAGTGTTAAAAAATTATCAGGAGTCTCTGTTAAACCCCTTTCTTGAGCTGGAAGTAGATCGTGCCATCCGGGTCAAGGCTGGCAAAGAGTAGATCTTTTATATTATTTATTCCGGACTCATTTAGCTTTTGCTGCAGCCATTCCTCGTTATAATTCATTTTCTTAATATTTTCATTAATGACCTGTCCGTCTATCACCAGGGTTATGGGAAGGCCGTCGTATTTTACCGGCAAATCCATATCTTCCGGTTTCACTGGCCTTTTTTCAGATTTAAGAATCACACTGAGCTGACCGCTGGTTTCCAAAATGGCATATTCTACATCGGCTATATCAGCTACATTCTTGGAACGCAGCTGTTCCAGCAAATCGTTGATGTTGTAGCGTATTCTTCTCAACTCATCTTCCACAATCTGTGAGTTTTCAATCAAAATACTGGGTTTGCCGCAGATAATTCCCCGGGCCTTTTCACTGCGCAAAGATAAATAAGATAAGGTAACCTGGGCGGTAAAGAGAACAAAGATGGGGATCAATCCGCTCAGCAGGGGGATGCCGGTATTTTCCATGGGGATGGCGGCCAGTTCAGAAATCATTATAATAATCACCAGCTCAAAAGGCTGTAATTGCCCAATCTGTCTTTTCCCCATCAAGCGCAGGAATATAACAGTAACCGTAAATAATATTAAGGTACGGATGATTACCAGGACCATGGCCTTTCCCCTTTAGCGAATTATAACCTCTTTAAAGCTGTATTTAGTATTTTACTTTAAAGCTGCAATATATACCTTTTGCCAAGAGTTTTGCGAAAACGGACAGAAACAAAAAAAGCGGACCAGGAGATAGTTCTCTTGCCCGCTACGGGTTCGCTACTGCTATTTTATACCAGTAAGCGCAATAACCCTTGATTTAAAATTGTTATATTCAATTCCGTTTCGAGAGATGATAGTTTAAAAAATTGATTGGTTGAACAGTTGTTAATTCGACCTGATGATACCCATCGACTACGATTAATGATTCCCGTGTTTTATGTTATTATCGATGGTCATATTGAACTAAGCGCTCACTCTGCTGGCACTGGAGTTAATGCCACAATTGCAGTACGAGGAACCGGCGATACCGTTGGAGATAGCAGTGTATTTGACCAGTCTGCTTCTTCACTTACTGCCCAAATCATTCTAAGTGAAGCAACTCTTCTAATTCTCGATGGAAAAGATATACATAGATTGTGCAGTCTTTATCCCAATATTGCGATGGGTTTTATCAAAGCAATCAGTGGGCGGAACCGAAAACTAGAAAAGATGCTAATTACGATGGCCTAGGAGCTTTTACCTTTATGGTCTGCACATTCTCAGGTAAATTAGATTTTTGTTAGTCTCGAGAATATAATTACCTTAAAAATTTTAACGGAAATTGTGTGACTTCAAAGAATGCGATTTTGCTATTAAAAATTTCAAATGACACAGGGGGATTATTTTATTTTAACCCCAAAGTATCTTGACGCGATCAAAGGTTAGAGCTTTATTGACGAATATTTTATTAGATGTTATCCTATACTTAATAAAGGAGTTGCCGCTTTTTGTCGGGCGGCTAGTCCTAAATCGTTTCTAGACCGCCTATACAGGCGGTCTGGTTATTTTCTGAGCATAATGCACAGGGAAATAACTCCCACAATTACCAAGCAGAATTGAAACAACTCGCTATATGTAATCATAGGCATCACCTCCCCTCACGGGAAAGTGACCAACCGCCAAACGGCAACTCCAGTATCATATTAACATATACTACCTGAAGAAAACACCCGCCTGAGCGAGTGTCAGACATAAGAAAAACAAGTACCTCGGCTTTTGCTTAGTGCTC
It encodes the following:
- the hydF gene encoding [FeFe] hydrogenase H-cluster maturation GTPase HydF encodes the protein MQDTPKANRLHIAIFGRRNAGKSSLINALTRQEIALVSEVPGTTTDPVFKAMEILPIGPCMIIDTAGIDDEGQLGELRIKKTREVLNQTDLALLVIDPALGISEFEKELKQAIRSRKIALIGVLNKTDQGQVDKKSLEKQLGLSLVAVSSRSGEGIEFLKERIIERAPAHFEEAHIVGDLIEPGDICLLVVPIDMAAPKGRLILPQVQTIRDILDSDATAIVVKEDKLRAALEGLAKKPRLLITDSQVFGKVAPQTPDDVMLTSFSILFARFKGDLLELVRGAKAIEKLRPGDEVLIAEACTHHAQDDDIGRVQIPRWLNRYVGGELNFHWYSGSGYPENLEQFKLVVHCGACMINRRQMLHRIDLARDSGVPIINYGVLLAFVNGILERALQPFPQVRAIL
- a CDS encoding Crp/Fnr family transcriptional regulator, producing MLIRPDDTHRLRLMIPVFYVIIDGHIELSAHSAGTGVNATIAVRGTGDTVGDSSVFDQSASSLTAQIILSEATLLILDGKDIHRLCSLYPNIAMGFIKAISGRNRKLEKMLITMA
- a CDS encoding aldehyde dehydrogenase family protein, with product MTITPNEYRPVPTEVIKKQKAFFQSGASWELAFRMQQLRQLERAIDKWENELLRALELDLGKCRQEAYMTEVGLLRAELAHIMKNLPSWVQTRKVRTPCLYPGARSLIYPEPLGQVLIISPWNYPVYLALTPLLGAMAAGNCTVIKPSELAPHSSAVLQALIQDSFPEEYIAVFEGGAEMSSELLEQPFDHIFFTGGSTVGKLVMQAAARQLYADDPGIGREKSLPGGSGYQYRVHRPPYYLG
- a CDS encoding DUF4363 family protein, encoding MRLLASLLAILLVVLAAGFWTNHSLLQSTKDLSRQIERVSQEIKQEQWEAAQKQNRQLEKTWQEKARWWPIILDHQEIDNIEFSLAKIKEYVASHNLPLALGQLSELKLMIEHIPRKEAVNLENIL
- a CDS encoding YetF domain-containing protein; the encoded protein is MVLVIIRTLILFTVTVIFLRLMGKRQIGQLQPFELVIIIMISELAAIPMENTGIPLLSGLIPIFVLFTAQVTLSYLSLRSEKARGIICGKPSILIENSQIVEDELRRIRYNINDLLEQLRSKNVADIADVEYAILETSGQLSVILKSEKRPVKPEDMDLPVKYDGLPITLVIDGQVINENIKKMNYNEEWLQQKLNESGINNIKDLLFASLDPDGTIYFQLKKGV
- a CDS encoding aldehyde dehydrogenase family protein, producing MTLELGGKSPCLVDQDINIEYTARRIIWGKFLNAGQTCVAPDYLLLQREIKEPLLKKMGEVLLKFYGANPRQSTDYARIISEGHFQRLEALLVDGRILYGGEAVREERYIAPTIMDRIAPDSPLLQEEIFGPLLPILEFGDLEEAIQFVNERPKPLALYFFSRNRKRQEQVLKRSSSGGVCINDTLSHISSPYLPFGGVGESGMGSYHGRASFELFSHKKSVLHQSLSFDIPLKYPPYRIPLQALKKLLRILQA